One Bifidobacterium crudilactis genomic region harbors:
- a CDS encoding ATP-dependent helicase, whose translation MVRVSTQSDDFLDELDASQREAAVTTEGPVRIIAGAGAGKTRTITRRIAHACAVGDWNPARAVAVTFSVKAADEMGQRLQRLGAPSSITTSTFHSLALQQLRGVWHELCDTPFPHLVEKPGALTFRAMKRVLRSSDIDDSQVRDVMAEIAWLKVCLIDPDDYAKVCAAMHREPPANLDPERMSQIMGMFEDEKTARNQIDFNDMLLIACHVLQTPGELASSIRSQIGTLTVDEYQDLSPLQHRLMRLWLGDNRNICVVGDPAQTIYSFAGATSYYLRDFANEFAPVTADLTLNTDYRSTPQIIRYANKVLAASPEREHYIRLDASRTTGRRVQVTGYADDVAEARAVARRIAKAVQQGERMGDCAVLTRVNAQQTLICRALHEEGIRYRVRTESGWHNASMPSTEQGRKALMESLERGEDQGVATVSTIHAAKGLEFRHVWIVGCSEGLIPFSSPAAGETLEEERRLFYVGVTRAENSLHLSFSQGSGTSALSTRQASRFLLRG comes from the coding sequence ATGGTGCGTGTGAGTACCCAATCGGATGATTTTCTTGACGAGCTCGATGCTTCCCAGCGTGAGGCCGCGGTGACGACCGAAGGCCCGGTGCGCATCATAGCCGGTGCTGGAGCGGGTAAGACCAGAACAATCACCCGCAGAATCGCCCATGCCTGCGCAGTCGGCGACTGGAATCCGGCACGGGCCGTCGCCGTGACCTTCTCGGTGAAGGCGGCTGATGAAATGGGCCAGCGACTCCAGCGGCTGGGGGCCCCAAGCTCCATAACGACCTCCACATTTCACTCCCTGGCTTTGCAGCAGTTGCGCGGGGTCTGGCATGAGCTGTGCGACACTCCTTTTCCTCATCTGGTGGAAAAACCGGGCGCACTGACGTTCAGAGCGATGAAACGGGTGCTGCGCAGCTCGGATATCGATGATTCGCAGGTGCGCGACGTGATGGCGGAAATCGCCTGGCTCAAGGTCTGCCTTATCGATCCTGACGACTATGCAAAGGTTTGCGCGGCAATGCACCGTGAGCCTCCTGCGAATCTTGACCCTGAACGCATGTCCCAGATCATGGGCATGTTCGAGGATGAGAAAACAGCTCGCAACCAGATTGATTTCAATGACATGCTGCTGATTGCATGCCATGTCCTGCAGACGCCGGGGGAGCTGGCCAGCTCAATCCGTTCGCAGATAGGCACGCTGACCGTTGACGAGTATCAGGATCTGTCGCCGCTGCAACATCGTCTGATGCGATTGTGGCTTGGAGACAACAGGAATATCTGCGTCGTAGGAGACCCTGCCCAGACGATTTACTCATTCGCAGGTGCAACGAGCTACTATCTGCGTGATTTTGCGAATGAATTCGCTCCGGTGACCGCGGATCTCACGTTGAACACCGATTATCGCTCCACACCTCAAATCATCCGCTATGCGAATAAGGTTCTTGCGGCTTCCCCCGAACGAGAACACTACATCAGGCTGGATGCATCGAGGACCACCGGTCGGCGGGTGCAGGTCACGGGGTATGCCGATGACGTGGCTGAGGCCAGAGCTGTGGCAAGAAGAATCGCCAAAGCCGTTCAGCAGGGTGAAAGGATGGGCGATTGTGCTGTGCTGACGAGGGTGAATGCACAGCAGACACTGATATGCAGAGCTCTGCACGAGGAAGGCATCAGGTACAGGGTCCGTACGGAGTCGGGATGGCACAATGCCAGCATGCCGTCGACTGAGCAAGGGCGTAAAGCCTTGATGGAGTCGTTGGAACGTGGCGAGGATCAGGGTGTGGCCACGGTTTCCACCATTCACGCCGCCAAGGGTCTGGAATTCCGACATGTCTGGATCGTCGGATGTTCGGAGGGGCTCATTCCATTTTCCTCTCCTGCGGCAGGGGAGACCCTTGAAGAGGAACGTCGTCTGTTTTATGTGGGTGTGACCAGGGCCGAGAACAGCTTGCACCTGTCATTCTCACAGGGTTCAGGCACCTCCGCCCTGTCGACGCGTCAGGCCAGCCGCTTTCTGCTGCGGGGCTGA
- a CDS encoding phosphotransferase, with the protein MTHRSNLTLAALASATMPGIAVSGTRSSNQASAGDIEAGIDLAIIQDGPGRLLDVAASNTDEGKARLLRRVKAANTLAQAKEPGGLGFAMERVVAYQAGDNPDGPTGTTSVAVFSHCAGSSVALHALDTQDCIAIGTAIGAIHRLRGTFLQEASYPVFTTENIKQQLLSWISRLSKAGHIPQEIIRSWSDIVNTSGLWSFTTCPVHGGFDDGDFLFSDTTLTAIYNWQDMQINDPARDLAWMFAKLDETRRNALIAAYGRMMGSHLDQMIMLRANLWLQMEQVGEFISALDHADNERILQFKAQVEHLAHQLVARQSAKQRLDDATRNRHAPSTITVGTLLDDPSRVSDRSRQYAAGQATGRSQSADADGQSDGQSAQSAQSSQQSSKEVPAAQSSTNGSPFGAAKENQQVPPQPQAHAQAHETPLAHVDEVEDVSSATIVVSAVHLHETSTHTDAPADTSIPVSDSTPVPVSTAVPDSAPAPNPPSAEHRAGDDAAETIMIPHFGAIQGQNTQDNQESRPDHDARHDNVRNSDADGEQSNPGE; encoded by the coding sequence GTGACTCATCGCAGCAATCTGACACTGGCAGCACTCGCATCCGCAACGATGCCTGGAATCGCCGTTTCCGGCACGCGTTCCTCTAATCAGGCGAGCGCAGGCGATATCGAAGCCGGAATTGATCTCGCCATCATCCAGGACGGGCCGGGGCGACTGCTCGACGTAGCTGCCAGCAACACCGATGAAGGCAAGGCGCGTCTGCTGCGTCGCGTCAAGGCGGCGAATACGCTTGCCCAGGCAAAGGAACCGGGCGGTTTGGGATTCGCGATGGAACGAGTCGTCGCCTATCAGGCGGGCGATAATCCAGACGGCCCCACGGGGACCACTTCGGTGGCCGTGTTCTCCCATTGTGCAGGCAGCTCGGTGGCGTTGCACGCGCTCGATACCCAGGACTGCATCGCCATCGGCACCGCCATCGGCGCAATACATCGTCTTCGCGGGACATTCCTTCAAGAGGCATCGTATCCGGTATTCACCACGGAAAACATCAAACAGCAGCTGCTGTCATGGATTTCACGACTCAGCAAGGCAGGGCACATTCCCCAGGAGATCATTCGCAGCTGGTCCGACATCGTGAACACCTCCGGTCTGTGGTCATTCACCACCTGCCCCGTCCACGGGGGCTTCGACGACGGCGACTTCCTGTTCTCCGACACCACACTGACGGCCATCTACAACTGGCAGGACATGCAGATCAACGACCCGGCAAGAGATTTGGCCTGGATGTTCGCCAAACTTGACGAAACCCGTCGAAACGCCCTGATTGCAGCATATGGCCGCATGATGGGTTCGCATCTCGACCAGATGATTATGCTTCGTGCCAATCTGTGGCTGCAGATGGAGCAGGTCGGCGAATTCATCAGTGCCCTTGACCATGCGGACAACGAACGTATCCTTCAATTCAAAGCGCAGGTCGAGCATTTGGCTCACCAACTCGTGGCCCGGCAATCGGCCAAGCAGCGCCTCGACGATGCCACCCGCAACCGTCACGCCCCATCGACGATTACCGTTGGCACGCTGCTCGACGATCCGTCCAGGGTTTCGGACCGGTCGAGACAGTATGCCGCTGGCCAGGCCACAGGGCGCTCTCAATCCGCAGATGCGGACGGACAATCGGACGGACAATCGGCACAATCCGCGCAGTCCTCACAGCAGTCCTCCAAAGAGGTTCCCGCAGCACAGTCATCCACAAACGGTTCACCGTTCGGTGCCGCCAAAGAAAACCAACAGGTTCCGCCGCAACCGCAAGCACACGCACAAGCACACGAGACTCCACTAGCTCATGTGGACGAAGTGGAAGACGTCAGTTCGGCGACCATCGTGGTCAGTGCAGTGCACTTGCACGAGACGTCCACGCATACGGACGCACCCGCAGATACGTCCATCCCTGTGTCGGATTCCACACCAGTGCCGGTTTCAACAGCTGTGCCGGATTCCGCACCCGCCCCTAATCCACCATCTGCGGAGCACCGGGCAGGCGATGATGCCGCGGAAACAATCATGATTCCTCATTTCGGAGCGATTCAGGGCCAGAACACCCAGGATAATCAAGAGAGCCGGCCCGATCACGATGCGCGGCATGACAACGTAAGGAATTCGGACGCTGACGGCGAACAATCGAATCCGGGCGAATAA
- a CDS encoding DUF3107 domain-containing protein, translating to MDIEIGIRNVTRTVSFSTDESAEDVAQKIEQALASDKALDLTDNRGRRFVVPAQALGYAIIGSDTSHPVGFGAL from the coding sequence ATGGATATTGAGATTGGCATCAGGAACGTCACACGCACGGTGAGCTTCAGCACCGACGAGTCCGCAGAGGACGTGGCTCAGAAGATCGAGCAGGCGCTGGCTTCCGACAAAGCGTTGGATCTCACCGACAACCGAGGCCGTCGCTTCGTGGTCCCTGCCCAGGCACTCGGATACGCCATCATCGGCTCGGACACCTCGCACCCAGTCGGTTTCGGCGCGTTATAG
- a CDS encoding PHP domain-containing protein, translated as MFHVAECGELSQAWDLHCHTVYSDGTYTPEQMVRLAKDSGLAGVAITDHDTTAGWKDAAAAAVRYGLPVLRGSEITADDAGVSVHMLAYQYDPGNADITAVFARTRQARLKRAKIMVASMAKDYPITWDDVMAQVKEGEKTTVGRPHIADALVAAGIYRGRTEAFSGLCSSRSPYYLPTPSPTAHEVVAAVRAAGGVSVVAHAGDRKRNRTLLSDAQIEVLIGEGLNGLEVWHRDNDDEQRRRLLGIAEKHHLLVTGGSDWHGAGKPNVLGENTTDEGTVERIREMGSIPLC; from the coding sequence ATGTTTCATGTCGCAGAATGCGGAGAGCTGAGTCAGGCTTGGGATTTGCATTGCCATACGGTCTATTCCGATGGGACGTACACGCCCGAACAGATGGTCAGACTAGCGAAGGACTCCGGTTTGGCGGGAGTGGCGATAACGGATCATGACACGACGGCAGGCTGGAAGGATGCGGCTGCTGCTGCCGTCCGGTATGGTCTCCCGGTTCTGCGCGGCAGCGAGATCACCGCCGACGACGCGGGTGTGTCGGTGCATATGCTTGCATATCAGTATGACCCCGGGAATGCCGACATCACGGCGGTGTTTGCTCGAACGCGCCAGGCACGCTTGAAAAGGGCCAAAATCATGGTCGCCTCGATGGCGAAGGATTATCCGATTACCTGGGATGATGTCATGGCCCAGGTCAAGGAAGGGGAGAAAACCACCGTCGGACGTCCCCACATCGCGGATGCCTTGGTTGCGGCGGGCATCTACCGCGGTCGTACCGAAGCCTTCTCGGGCCTGTGCTCATCGAGAAGCCCCTACTATCTGCCCACGCCTTCGCCAACCGCGCATGAGGTGGTCGCGGCTGTTCGTGCCGCAGGCGGGGTGAGCGTCGTCGCTCACGCGGGGGACAGGAAACGCAACCGGACATTGCTGAGCGACGCGCAGATCGAGGTGCTCATCGGGGAGGGGCTCAACGGTCTTGAGGTCTGGCATCGAGACAACGATGACGAACAACGCAGACGGTTGCTGGGCATCGCCGAGAAGCATCATCTTCTGGTCACAGGGGGCTCTGATTGGCATGGCGCAGGCAAACCGAATGTGCTGGGCGAAAACACCACGGACGAGGGCACTGTGGAGCGTATCAGGGAGATGGGCAGCATCCCCTTGTGCTGA
- a CDS encoding vitamin K epoxide reductase family protein, whose product MMSDSTISEIQRPSISGWRHGATWNYLVMLLSSLAALLVSLALSAETLQLARHPSAKLGCDVNAVVSCSAVANSWQAEFIHFGSMSFPNAFFGIAAESVFITLAVLGLAKVRLPKWFSIATWWGGLAAALYAYWLFTQSMFVINALCPWCLGLLFATTLQFMSLSHATVTVQNLPSADGSLGGLRRGLNTYYRLGFDLMLDVVWIVAIIALILVTKGAAIF is encoded by the coding sequence ATGATGAGCGATTCCACGATTTCCGAGATTCAACGACCGTCAATAAGTGGATGGCGGCACGGGGCGACATGGAATTATCTGGTGATGCTGCTCTCATCGTTGGCTGCACTGCTGGTCTCCTTGGCTCTGTCGGCCGAAACGCTACAGTTGGCGCGTCATCCCTCGGCAAAGCTCGGATGTGATGTGAACGCGGTCGTGTCCTGTTCCGCGGTTGCGAATTCCTGGCAGGCGGAATTCATCCATTTCGGCTCCATGAGCTTCCCGAACGCCTTCTTCGGCATCGCCGCCGAATCGGTCTTCATCACCCTTGCGGTGCTCGGCCTGGCCAAGGTTCGTCTGCCGAAATGGTTCTCCATAGCCACATGGTGGGGCGGTCTTGCCGCGGCCCTCTACGCATACTGGCTGTTCACGCAGTCAATGTTCGTCATCAACGCCCTGTGCCCATGGTGCCTGGGCCTGCTGTTCGCCACCACGCTGCAGTTCATGTCGTTGAGCCACGCGACGGTGACGGTGCAGAATCTGCCCTCAGCCGACGGCTCGCTGGGCGGTCTTCGCAGGGGACTGAATACATACTACCGTCTCGGCTTCGACCTGATGCTTGACGTCGTATGGATAGTGGCCATCATCGCTTTGATTCTCGTCACCAAGGGTGCTGCAATCTTCTGA
- the dapF gene encoding diaminopimelate epimerase, with protein sequence MSIPDTVFKAHGTGNDFVVYADPEGRYEPSEDEVVWLTDRHRGIGGDGLLRITRPRFVSDLSEEEIRSAEQSGAQWFMDYRNADGSLAQMCGNGTRASALFIQRMDLGDGDSVKAAGHADCIALGTRAGVKTLTPLGDDDLLGHDVFRVDMGEWRIGPLMEHTVSIPGIDGRIRGTYVDMGNPHVVCLIGDRSNDFAQEVARSSSTLPELEMLELTRKPVVEPALAEGQNVEFVRVESVDTAKDAGTATMRVHERGVGETLSCGTGLCATGVTLRALTGISHWTIHVRGGVLQVDVDDDAVRLTGSATIVGTISLAPRR encoded by the coding sequence ATGAGCATTCCTGACACGGTATTCAAGGCGCATGGCACCGGCAATGATTTTGTGGTCTATGCCGATCCGGAAGGCAGGTATGAGCCCAGCGAGGACGAGGTGGTGTGGCTGACGGACCGTCACAGGGGAATTGGCGGGGACGGTCTGCTGAGAATCACGCGTCCACGTTTCGTGTCCGACCTGAGCGAGGAAGAGATTCGTTCGGCCGAGCAATCAGGCGCGCAGTGGTTCATGGATTACCGCAATGCCGACGGTTCCCTGGCGCAGATGTGCGGCAACGGCACACGCGCCTCTGCGCTGTTCATCCAGCGTATGGATCTGGGCGATGGTGATTCAGTGAAGGCTGCTGGACATGCGGACTGCATCGCGCTGGGCACCCGTGCGGGCGTGAAGACCCTGACGCCGTTGGGAGACGACGATCTGCTCGGTCATGATGTGTTCCGTGTCGACATGGGGGAGTGGCGCATCGGCCCCCTGATGGAGCATACCGTATCCATTCCCGGCATCGACGGGAGGATTCGCGGCACATACGTCGATATGGGCAATCCTCATGTGGTGTGCCTGATTGGGGATCGCAGCAACGATTTCGCACAGGAAGTGGCGCGTTCCTCATCCACCCTGCCCGAACTCGAAATGTTGGAACTGACTCGCAAACCTGTGGTGGAACCGGCGCTGGCCGAGGGGCAGAACGTCGAATTCGTACGTGTCGAGTCGGTGGACACCGCAAAGGATGCCGGTACCGCAACCATGAGGGTACATGAGCGAGGGGTCGGCGAGACCCTCTCCTGCGGAACCGGTCTATGCGCCACAGGCGTCACTCTGCGTGCGCTTACCGGAATATCCCATTGGACGATTCATGTGCGCGGCGGAGTCCTGCAGGTCGATGTCGATGATGATGCGGTGCGTCTGACGGGGTCGGCCACCATCGTCGGCACGATATCGCTGGCACCCCGGCGCTGA
- the murI gene encoding glutamate racemase, translating to MTSAAPIGMFDSGFGGLTVAAQLRHDMPHEEVLFFGDSAHAPYGLKTPDEIRERCFSIADDFTAKGVKALVVACNTATSACVEDMRQRYDVPVIGMEPALKVACDRGQGVRQHVIVAATPLTLHEHKFAALMDRFTLDHDITPLPCPDLVTTVESGRILDETQAREAVRSYFGGFDWHAVDAVVLGCTHFVFFRKYFTEMCPESVAIIDGNQGTIRHLHVILEALGDLAPSDATGGITIANSDTSPAVAKRSEDLFHLL from the coding sequence ATGACATCGGCAGCACCCATCGGCATGTTCGATTCAGGATTCGGTGGGCTCACCGTGGCGGCTCAGCTACGCCATGACATGCCTCACGAAGAGGTGCTCTTCTTCGGAGACAGCGCTCACGCCCCCTACGGGCTGAAAACACCCGACGAGATTCGCGAGCGTTGTTTCTCCATAGCCGACGACTTCACGGCGAAGGGCGTCAAGGCGCTGGTCGTCGCCTGCAACACCGCTACAAGCGCCTGCGTCGAGGATATGCGCCAACGATACGATGTTCCCGTCATCGGGATGGAACCCGCGCTCAAGGTCGCCTGTGACCGTGGGCAGGGAGTTAGACAGCATGTGATCGTCGCAGCCACGCCGCTGACCCTGCATGAGCATAAATTCGCCGCTCTGATGGACCGTTTCACCTTGGATCACGACATCACGCCCCTCCCCTGTCCTGACCTGGTCACCACGGTGGAATCCGGCAGGATACTCGATGAAACACAGGCACGGGAGGCGGTGCGAAGCTATTTCGGAGGCTTCGACTGGCATGCCGTGGATGCGGTGGTGCTGGGATGCACGCATTTTGTGTTCTTCCGCAAGTACTTCACCGAGATGTGCCCTGAGAGCGTGGCCATCATCGACGGCAACCAGGGCACCATCCGCCATCTGCATGTCATACTCGAGGCACTTGGCGATCTGGCGCCGAGCGATGCAACGGGTGGCATCACCATAGCGAATTCCGACACCTCCCCGGCCGTAGCGAAGCGCTCAGAAGACCTGTTCCACCTGCTCTGA
- a CDS encoding patatin-like phospholipase family protein has protein sequence MSKTAIIDVGGGYRAIFGAGVFDYCADNDLQFDHCYGVSAGSANLASFMARQPGRTYRFYTQYAFRKEYASPRNFVREHNFVDLDYVYGTLSNHDGEDPMDFDAFQRNPAELTVVACNALDGSTKYFDKSDVTNDHYDIFKASSAVPVACEPYVIDGVPYFDGGIADPVPVAQAIEDGCDRIVLVLTRLKDVPRTQHKDVLPARILRRHYPEAAELLLNRYRLYNEEVELAKRYEQEGRVLIVAPDDLCGLDTLSKNYEGLGRMYRKGYAFASSIGDFIRG, from the coding sequence ATGTCGAAAACTGCGATTATTGATGTAGGCGGAGGGTACCGGGCGATATTCGGGGCCGGAGTATTCGACTACTGTGCCGACAACGATCTGCAATTCGACCATTGCTACGGCGTTTCGGCAGGCAGCGCGAATCTGGCCTCCTTCATGGCTCGACAACCGGGGCGAACCTATCGCTTCTACACCCAGTATGCTTTCCGCAAGGAATACGCCAGCCCGCGCAATTTCGTGCGCGAACACAACTTCGTGGATTTGGATTACGTATACGGCACCCTCTCGAACCACGATGGGGAGGACCCGATGGATTTCGACGCTTTCCAGCGCAATCCCGCGGAGCTGACCGTCGTCGCCTGCAACGCCCTTGATGGCAGCACCAAATATTTCGACAAGTCCGACGTGACCAACGATCACTACGATATTTTCAAAGCCTCGTCGGCTGTGCCCGTCGCATGCGAACCGTATGTCATCGACGGCGTACCGTACTTCGATGGCGGCATCGCCGACCCCGTCCCCGTTGCGCAAGCCATCGAGGACGGCTGCGACAGAATCGTGCTGGTGCTCACCAGACTCAAGGATGTTCCCAGAACACAGCACAAGGACGTTCTGCCTGCTCGAATTCTCCGTCGTCATTACCCGGAGGCTGCCGAGCTCCTGCTCAACCGCTATCGTCTCTACAACGAGGAAGTGGAACTCGCGAAACGGTACGAGCAGGAGGGCCGAGTGCTGATTGTCGCCCCGGACGATCTGTGTGGTCTGGATACCTTGAGCAAGAATTACGAAGGTCTGGGACGCATGTATCGCAAGGGCTACGCCTTTGCCTCCTCGATCGGCGACTTCATACGCGGGTGA
- a CDS encoding LysR family transcriptional regulator has translation MTITQVRAFTLAATLGSFTAAAEYMGLTQPTVSELVKKIEESYSITLFVRGGRRLVLTTAGQTLLPWARRLLDAELGADSALTALNTGEGGTVSFGILQNASYYLLSDLATVFHKSYPNVRVRLVGQNSFEVADAVRNGELEAGLLCLPIPAEGLQILPLMRHEIVWASADPERCRKAMAIADIPKEPLILYDAHHGWNDPTRHQLAQLAQLHGVTLEPKMEVESVDAAVSLVASGLGDTIVPKAVAESDTFPAEVYTTRLEEPIYDTFALVQRTNWELSPMASHLAELAVDMLTSNDAGLGEILHPRMKSPIEEAKA, from the coding sequence ATGACGATTACACAGGTACGGGCTTTCACCCTCGCGGCGACGCTGGGATCATTCACTGCGGCCGCGGAATATATGGGTTTGACACAGCCGACCGTCTCCGAGCTGGTCAAGAAAATCGAGGAGTCGTACTCCATCACCTTGTTCGTGCGCGGCGGAAGGCGACTGGTGCTGACCACCGCCGGTCAGACCCTGCTGCCTTGGGCGAGGCGTCTGCTGGACGCCGAGCTGGGTGCGGACAGCGCCCTCACCGCGTTGAACACCGGAGAAGGCGGAACGGTGTCGTTCGGCATCCTGCAGAATGCCAGCTACTACCTGCTCTCCGACCTGGCCACGGTCTTTCATAAGTCGTACCCGAACGTGCGTGTACGTCTGGTCGGACAGAACTCATTCGAAGTGGCGGATGCGGTCCGCAACGGCGAGCTTGAGGCCGGACTGCTGTGTCTGCCCATTCCGGCAGAAGGCCTGCAGATACTGCCGCTGATGCGTCATGAAATCGTATGGGCGAGCGCCGATCCGGAACGTTGCCGGAAAGCGATGGCCATCGCGGACATACCCAAAGAGCCGTTGATTCTGTACGATGCCCATCACGGCTGGAACGATCCGACACGGCACCAGCTCGCGCAATTGGCCCAGTTGCACGGGGTCACGCTCGAGCCGAAGATGGAGGTCGAATCCGTGGATGCCGCAGTCTCCCTGGTGGCCAGCGGGCTGGGGGACACCATCGTTCCCAAGGCGGTCGCCGAATCGGACACCTTCCCTGCAGAGGTCTATACCACGCGTCTGGAAGAGCCTATCTACGACACCTTCGCTCTGGTGCAGCGCACGAACTGGGAGCTCTCACCCATGGCCAGCCACTTGGCGGAACTGGCCGTCGACATGCTCACATCCAACGATGCGGGGCTGGGCGAGATCCTTCACCCGCGTATGAAGTCGCCGATCGAGGAGGCAAAGGCGTAG
- a CDS encoding aspartate ammonia-lyase yields MAQSVSQPASGSTTTFGKPALEARQPSLETCAPDANRIEHDCIGSMPVPADAYWGIHTTRAMTNFPISGIPVSHHPELIHAFGIVKRACALANRDLGGISKEQWTLIDAACVDVAAGKFDEQFPTDVLQGGAGTSTNMNANEVIANRALELAGHPKGTYALIHPNDHVNKSQSTNDTYPAAARLAIIEALDALIVSARGLSRSFRSLAHKTMHDATIGRTQLQDAVPMTFGQEFMAFASILETDIAAFEDLREPLSTVNLGGTAIGTGICSDTRFRGYAVAHLAKLTGLPVKAATDAIAATSDVGDFVTTSSLLKRHATHLGKIANDLRLLSSGPRAGFAEINIPARQAGSSIMPGKVNPVIPESVNQSVFMVMGLDTTVSFAAEAGQLQLNAFEPVMAHAILESITILSKAMDTLRANCVDGITINADESLGKARRCASLATSLIGHIGYERAVEVAKTAMAENISVHEAAEREGSIRPEILTDILNPLELARVTSTI; encoded by the coding sequence ATGGCGCAGAGTGTATCTCAACCAGCATCAGGAAGCACAACGACCTTCGGGAAGCCGGCGCTCGAAGCCCGGCAACCATCACTTGAGACTTGCGCACCGGACGCCAACCGAATCGAACACGACTGCATAGGCTCCATGCCGGTACCAGCTGATGCGTACTGGGGCATTCACACGACACGAGCCATGACGAACTTCCCGATCAGCGGCATACCCGTCAGCCATCATCCGGAACTCATCCATGCCTTCGGCATCGTCAAACGTGCCTGCGCTCTGGCCAACCGCGATCTCGGCGGCATCAGCAAAGAGCAGTGGACGCTGATCGACGCGGCCTGCGTGGACGTGGCCGCCGGAAAGTTCGACGAGCAATTCCCCACCGATGTGCTCCAAGGAGGTGCAGGCACCTCCACCAACATGAACGCGAACGAGGTCATCGCCAACCGCGCCCTGGAACTTGCAGGCCATCCGAAGGGCACGTATGCACTGATCCATCCGAACGATCACGTCAACAAATCGCAGTCGACTAATGACACCTATCCGGCGGCGGCGCGTCTGGCGATCATCGAGGCGTTGGACGCACTCATCGTCAGCGCAAGGGGCCTGAGCCGGTCATTCCGCAGCCTGGCGCACAAGACGATGCATGATGCGACCATAGGTCGCACGCAGCTTCAGGATGCGGTTCCCATGACCTTCGGCCAGGAGTTCATGGCCTTCGCCAGCATCCTCGAAACGGATATCGCGGCGTTTGAAGACCTGCGTGAGCCGCTGTCCACAGTGAATCTGGGAGGCACGGCCATCGGGACCGGAATATGCTCCGATACACGCTTTCGCGGATATGCCGTCGCCCATCTCGCCAAGCTCACCGGCCTGCCGGTGAAGGCGGCCACCGATGCGATTGCGGCCACCTCGGATGTCGGTGATTTCGTGACCACATCCTCGCTGCTGAAACGTCACGCCACTCACCTCGGCAAAATCGCCAACGATCTTCGTCTGTTGAGCAGCGGCCCCCGTGCGGGTTTCGCCGAAATCAACATTCCGGCGCGTCAGGCGGGATCGTCGATCATGCCTGGGAAGGTGAACCCGGTAATCCCCGAAAGCGTCAATCAAAGCGTGTTCATGGTGATGGGCCTGGACACCACCGTGTCCTTTGCGGCGGAGGCCGGGCAATTGCAGCTCAACGCCTTTGAACCGGTGATGGCGCACGCCATCCTCGAATCCATCACCATACTGAGCAAAGCGATGGACACGCTTCGTGCGAACTGCGTTGACGGCATCACCATCAACGCCGATGAATCCCTAGGCAAAGCCCGGCGATGCGCATCCTTGGCCACCTCACTGATAGGGCATATCGGATACGAGAGGGCGGTGGAGGTGGCCAAAACCGCCATGGCCGAGAACATCAGCGTTCACGAGGCGGCCGAGCGCGAAGGCAGCATACGACCTGAGATTCTGACGGACATCTTGAACCCGCTGGAACTGGCCCGGGTAACGTCAACCATATGA